CCTCTCACGCCAAATACTATGGATGCTAGTTTGGATAGCAAGCTTCAGAAGACATGTATCAATCTCCCTCCTAGAGGGGATAAAATCGATGTGACGGTGATAGCCTAGTCGGGATTCACACGAGAGCCCAGTAGAAACCCTACTAGATCGATCCACACCGTAAAGGAGTAAGGGCAAGCGAAGAACAGGTGGCCGCGAGTCTCATCCAGTTCACCACAAAAGAGGCACGGTTGCACACAACCCCAAGCTCTACTTCTCGCTCCCATAGACAGCCTGTCCTGAAAAGCTAACCATGTGATAAAGGCAAACCGAGAAATGCTCTGTTGAAGCCAAACAGCTTTGCACCAAGAGAGTTTTGGGTTGTGGACCCGACGTTGCTCCCATGTTGCTTTGCTAGAAAAAGTCGGTTTGTCCTCCTCATCCCTGTGGCGCCATAGATGAAGATCAGCACCTTTGTCCTCCGCCGGAGCTGGAACAAAGTTGATGCAAGCTATCATTACCCGTAGGTGATAGCCACGACACCGACGAATGTTCCATTGTCCACCAGAAGCCGCTTCCGAGACCGTCGCATAGCGAAGGATGCCTAAAACTTGTGTTGCTGAATCTCATGTGATATTGAGAAGCCTTCCCACTCTAAGCCAGTTATCAAACCATAATAAAGTGGTTTTACCATTACCTATCTCAGACCAGAGAAACGATGCAGCTTGGTCCCTAAGTTTCAACAGTTTGCGTCATATCCAAGAGCCTACATACTTATCACTGGAGAACGCAGCAAATAAACATTAGTCCAAGCTACCCACAGAGAACCACAGTTCGTGAGAAATCGCCATATCAAGCTAAGCGCAAAGACTCGTGAAGTGTCCGTGAGACGTCTAATGCCTAAACCTCCCTCATCCTTAAGTCTAAAAACATGATCCCAAGCAACCTTTGACTTTGTATGCGTATTTGGCGACCCAGACCACAAGAATGCAGCACACATCCCTTAGATGGTACTTAGACAGCTCTTGGGAAGACGAAATACAGAGCACCAGAAGTTTGTTATACTGCCAATGACTGTTCTAACAAGCTGCAAACGACCCGCATAATATAGAGAACGACTAGACCATGACACTAGACGCGTGCGGATCTGATCAATCAATGGTTCGTAATCTGTTCTGATCATTGTTTTCGTGGTGAGTGGGAGACCGAGATATCTCACAGGGAGAGACTCTGTTGTTATGCCTAGACTTTGAACCTCATCCTTAAAGTTTCGCCTAATACGGCCCGCCATGAAGATAGAAGATTTTGCTGGGTTTATCACCAAGCCGGAGATGCTTGCGAAATGATAAATCCTCCATCCTCCTCGTCTCTGTTCAGCTTCATGTATCTCCTGAACGGTCTAACCTAGTCTCAAGGTTGCTCATTGGCCAAGACATTATCCCTGAGAGGGTTATAATCTTGGATTCTATTCAGAGCCGTAACTTCAGAGGGAGACTCTCACCAGACGAAACATTGGCTGCTAAACTAGAGACATCATCTGAGAAGAAAGCAGTGACATCTCGTGTGAATCTTGATTACTTCCCGCCAGGGAGTGTTATTGACGGTCTGAGTGCTTCACTTTTGAGCAGGTGTCAGGTGAAGAACATCAGGGGTACATAGGTGGTCTCATGGCCTTAGTTTGGTCCTAGTGTGATAAGATTTGTTGGTGCTCTGCTGAAGAGCATTGTCCCGATTTGGGAGTATGAACAAAGATCTGGAGAAGTATTCTTCAAGAAAGGATGCTTGGATTGAATCtgatctatatatatgatttagagGCGGCCATTGGCAGGtttctcaaaataaaaattgtttcttaATGTAATGGTTAGCTTTTCTTGAACAAAACAGAGAGACCTTAGGTAATAAGTTTGTGTTGTTCTCATTGCAAacagttttgtttattttctagtttgtttattttaatccTTTTCTTAAGATAAATGGCAAATCCCAGTagtaacaataaaaaattttatcCACCTTATCTCTCTCGCCGACGTTTTCAGATCTTATTTCTCTCCGGTGGTTGAACGGCGCGTGAGCGTCTGTTTCGACACCGGAGGAGCCTTCCTTCCCCTTGTCCTCTCGGTTTCCTATTTGCAACACCGGTGTTCCACTCACTCTCTCCGCCTTGTTGTTGTCTCTACTTCTTGGAAAGCGCCGTGTTCTGTCTTCGGTCGACAGAGGATCCAGAGCTCGTGTAGTTTCATGGGTGGTGGAGTCATGACACGGAGATGGCGATGTTTCGATTTGGTGTTGTCGGCTTTTAGGGCTTCGCGGGGGGTGCCTTAAGCCCCTTGCAAGAGCGATGGCGCGTGGAGGCGGTCTGATAGCTCTTCGTTTGGGTTCTCTGATGGTAGTCTTTGAGTTACCTTGGGGTTCTGACTGGTCTTCTCCTTGGTGTCTCGGAGAAGGTCTGATAGCCGCCTCTGTCTCTCTCGCCATGAGGGCTTTGGAGTGTTTCGATTAGCTCAAAGGCGTGTCTAGTCCGAGCAGCTGGCGTTTGTTGGAGCTCGTGATGTTTGATGCGCGAAGTGTAGCAGCAGCACGGTTCAGAGATGTCGTCTATAGCATATATGTTGTGATGCTGCGACCTTCCTCTCATCTATTAATCTCTTCCCGGCTTCTTGATCTCAGTCAACTGGTGAGCACTGTCGACGTTGTTCTCTGGGTTGTTTAACTCCTGGTGTTTAGTTGGTTTCGATTCGAATCGTTCCACCAGTTCTTATCTTGGCATTCAAGCTCACCTTGCTCTGGTTTTCGGAGTAGGCGTTTTGCGAGGTTTTAGCAGGTCCTTGTAGTCTGAGGGGTCTGAAACATCTCGGTGGATCAACCGTTGCTGTAGCATATCCCAGTGCCATGGGTGGAGTGCTCTGCTTATGGTAATGTTGCAGCGTTGATGCTTGACAGGTCTTGGAGTTTCCTTTTGGGGTCGTTAAGTTGCGGTCGCTCTGTGTCCGTTTTCTTGCATCTCAGTTCAAGGGTAAGTGGGCTCTCAGTCCGACTTGTTCAAGAGCGGGTTTAGGCGCCTTAGAAGATTGTACAGGGGATATAGAGCAATTTTCTCCCGGTTTGTGTTCTTTATCCCTCTTCTATTGCGTTTTTCGAGCTTAATGGAGGTGACGGTCTACAAGTTTCGATGAGATCATTGGGTGCTAGCTACACTGGAAATGACGTGGAAATTCCCGGCATCTAAGGAAACGAGGAGAACCTAACGTTCCTGTGGCCATCATTGAAGGTAGAGAACGGCAACTGATTTCTAGGGAGTTCAAAAACGGATCAGCGGAATGTGCCGGGTTTAGTAGGTGGGCGAAGCTGGTTTTCGTAATACAATGACTTagaaaattttgtttgattCGAGCTTGTGACCGAAACCGATTTCCCGTTCTCGAGTTGCTTCtaatataatttcaatttaaaaaaaaaagaaaaaaacaataaaaaattttgttaaataatatttaaaaactataaaattgttataaaccAAGTGGTGATCGATCTATATCAGGCCCAAACCGTCCGCTCCATCAGCTATCCATCCGGCCTATTCGCTAATGACTTAGGCGAATGAGAGTTTACATTTATCTATACTTGATGTTTATCCTTTTCCATATGTATTTAGGATAAGTATTATTTCCTATTCCTATTaggaataaaatttatttttctcttatgACGGTCTAAATAAGACAGTCTAatacttgtatatatatagaccTCTGGTCATGAGTAATAATAAGATTTCACAGCAtctcttttataacacgttatcagcatgaTAGCCTCTAACCCTAAGCCCCCACGAAATTCCTTAAACTCAGCCGAATATCACAATACCCTAATTCCGGCGGAACTTCAAAGAGATCGTTCTCCCTAACCGTGAGGACCCAGACGACGAGcaatatatcaaattgaagctctcgCCGAGATGAATCAGATGCTGCAAACCGCTTGTTGATCCGATCACTGACGTGCCGTCACGCTCTGCTACAGTACGCATCgccgatttgctttggaaccctaatcgtTATCCTAACCCAAAtccgagctctctctctcttgaagtTAGCTCTTTCTAGACGTGATCAAGTAAACCAGACATTCTCCTTCTTCCCTGTTCGTGATCCAACCAAGCAAGCAGCCCGTTCGCGACCCGACTCGAAGAACGATCAGCTCGCGGCCTCCTTCTCTCTTTGGTGGTCCAAATCTACACTCCATAAATTTCTAAAGGTAAAACTCGAAACTTAAAAGAACCTACActgaatttggttgattgataAAGATCTGAACCATTAAAATTTGAAGAACCCTAATCTAGGATAATAGAAACCCTAACATATGGAACTAAGTTTTGGTTAGATTGTTTTCCTGTTAAGTTGATAGATCAATGGCtgttagggttgctagaacatTGATTGATCAGTAAGGgcattgaaaccctaaatctaaattatatgaTCTGTTTCCATTATGATGttttgaaaatctgaaatatcaaaaACCTAAATTGATCCGActgttttgattgattgattttgatgtatctgaggtttaggttgctagattaaaACCTTGAATTATCTTTGATGATTGTTTGAGTAAATAGAACTGTTTAGAATCGAATTTGATCTTAAAATTGTTAAATTgctgaaaaccctaattttccttTTTGCATAAATCGATTGATAAACAAGTTTCCATATTGTGATTAATTGTTTGAATATCGAATGAACTGATTAGGAAAATTGCTAGTTTTGATTAAAACCATAATCTGTCCAGAATTGTGAATTTCTTTTTCGCTAAAAGtagaaaatttcatttttcctgaaattttattttatagttactGGAAAATTTCCTTTTACTGTTAGGATTGCTTGAAAATCGCtaaaattgactgattgatctgatttaattcttttgtaaagctTGATATTGATAAAATCAAACCGAAAAAAATAGGCCTTGAAACCCTAATATGATTTGATGATACTTGCATTATTATTCTGATTGCTTGATCATActaaatgttttaagaaaagtaaaacataagaattaTTGACCTGGTCTCACATTGATTAAAAATCGGCCTGAATATGATTGTTGTTATGATTGATGCTTTGATTGCATTCAGATATAAAATCCGACCTCTAGGGTTGTTGCATCACaattgtgggaaccaaaattcgcacggtctatttccgtttaaattagaaaactaggaaaaccctaatttcccagaggtcccggagatctgttaat
This genomic stretch from Brassica napus cultivar Da-Ae chromosome C9, Da-Ae, whole genome shotgun sequence harbors:
- the LOC111208056 gene encoding uncharacterized protein LOC111208056; the protein is MIACINFVPAPAEDKGADLHLWRHRDEEDKPTFSSKATWEQRRVHNPKLSWCKAVWLQQSISRFAFITWLAFQDRLSMGARSRAWGCVQPCLFCGELDETRGHLFFACPYSFTVWIDLVGFLLGSRVNPD